The window GGCTGGTGTCTTTATCGTGTGGCATTCAAGGGGTCCATCTAAAAAGCAATTGGAGGGGCTGTTCAGTGCGTTCTTCTATAGTGAACAGCGTTCTACTATGCTAAACCACCCCCTCAGGAGCGTCAACAGGGTTCACCTTGTGAAGGCCCCTCAAGGCTGTGGCTTTTTCTCACAAGTCGCTCGACTAAAAAGTGTTGTTCTGACGCAAATCCAAAAGGTGGCTAGGGTATTCACGAATGTGGGTTTTCACCGATTTTTCGCTTAATAACATCACTGTCTTTCAAAAGAGAACAGTGTTCTTCATGCCGGAACAGGCGGCTGAACCACCCAGACCACTGGGCTCAACGATTTCACTTTTTATCACTTGGAGATACACATGACTTTCAAATACCGTGCACTGACATTGGGTTGCTTCGCAGCCATGGGCTTGGTGGGCAATGCCCACGCTGTTAAATTGGCTGGCGACCTGCTCGAGGTTTATGGCAACCTTTACCCACAGTACCAAACTGTGACATTTGGTGACTCATCTGCAACTGGCGCCGAAGTCAGCACGATGACAAAAGGCAAGACTGGCGCACAAACCAACACATTCACAGCGGGTGCAGTTAGCGCCACCAAGTTCACACCCGTCAACTCTTACATTGGCTTCAAAGGTCAAAAAACTGTTGGCGACTTGACATTGGGTTATGACGTGCAAGGCGTGGTCAACATTGACAGCTCCAATGGTTCTTCTTTCTTGTCCGAGCCACGCGATGCTTTCGTATTTGTTGAACACAAATCTTTCGGCTCTTTGACAGCTGGTCAACAAGACACTTATTACAAGCAAAACGGCGACAAGGTTCGCATGTTGGGCGTCTCTTCTAGCAACTTCGTGTCCAGCGCCAACGTTGCCTCCAATCCAACATGGGGTAACAAAGGTGTTTCTACATCATTCAACACACGCATCAATGGTCAGCTGTTGTGGGCAAGCCCACGCATCAATGGCTTCGAAGTGGGTTACTCTTTGCGCCAAGACCCTTCTAAAACAGCGACAAAGAACGCAAGCTTGTCGTCCGTAGGTATCAACTGGACTGACAAAAAATACTACGTTGGTTTGGCTCAAGAGACTCACAATGATTACTTTGCAGTTTCCGGCACAGCTTCCACAGCAACCGCTGGCTCAATTTACAACGCAGCTGCAGGCTTGCGCTCCAAAGACACTGCTACACGCTTGTCTTTTGGATACCGCGTCTCCGGCATGCGCATCGGCGCTGACACCTCCACTTTGAAGTACACAGAAACTTCTGCGCAAGTCAACGGCTTCCAAAGCTACAAAACCACCACTTACCAAGTGACTGGCGAGTACGATTTGAACAGCCAAATCACAGTGGCCGCACAATACGCCAACAATGCTGCAGGCAATTGCACATTGAACGGCACCATCGCTTGCTCCACAGCAGGCTTGGGTGGCAACTTGGTAGGCTTTGGCGCCAAGTACAACTTGGACAAGAACTTCGCCATCTTCGCATTGGCTGCTAAAGGTTCTGCCAACTCTGGCGCTGTGATTTCTTTGGGCAGTGGCGCTGGCAAAACAGCAGTTGGTGGCACCATCAACGCTGCAGCAGTTGGTATCCAAGCTCGCTTCTAATCAAAGCACTTTGGTGCAATGACCCGGCAGGTGTTCTGAAAAGAGCACCTGCTTTTTTTTGGGGACTAGAGGAATCTGAAATGAAGTCAATGATTGCAGGTGTGCTCTCGCTGTTCAGCTTGTGCGCCCATTCCGCCGATGCAGATGCCATTCAAAGGGGCAAAGGCCTTTTCATGCAGCACCAATGCTACAGCTGCCATGGCACTGAAGGCCAAGGCGGGGAGCGCAACGCAGGCCCTAAAATTTTCCCCAACCCAACGCCCTTCGTTGCGTTTGAATTGCAACTGCGAACACCACGCAACCTCATGCCCCGCTACGCAGTGCAGAGCATCAACGATGTGCAGTTGAAAGATTTGTATGCGTATGTTGAGAACATGCGCACCAGCCCTGCTGTGGCGCAGATTCCCTTGATCAACAACGCAATGCGCTGATGCGCTGAAGCTTCAGTGCGCTGTTGCCACTTGGCTCAACGCGCTTGGCAAACCACGTCCAACAAAGCTGGACGTCCTTGTTTCACCTCGGCCAGTGCGCGTTGCAACGCACCTTTGAGTTGCGAAGGGTCTTTGATCGGGCCTTCAGCCCACACGCCCATGCCTTGGGCAATCTTGGCAAAGTCAATGTCGGGGTTGCGCAAACTGTTGCCAATCCAAGCTTGGTCGGTGCGTCTGTTGTGCAATGAGGCCATGCGCTGCAAATGCATTACCTCTTGGTAATAGCCTCCGTTGTTGTGCATCACCATCAACAACGGAATTTTGTGGTGCGCAGCGGTCCACAAGGCGCCGGGCGCGTAAAGCAAATCGCCATCGGGCTGAAACGTCACCGTCATTCGGCCCAATGATTTGTTGGCCAAGGCTGCACCCACGGATGCAGGCAAGCCATAGCCCACACCTTGTCCGCCCGAGCCCCCTAACATTTGGTGATATTGCGTGGTGGGCCAGAGTTTGCGCGCCCACGCAATGCGATCGCTGACCGCCAAGCACCAGGGTTCGTTTCTGATCACTTCAAAAGTTTCCATGGCCAAGCGCGCCGTGCTGATGGGCGCGGCGTCCCAGCCTAAGGCTGCGCCTTCTTTGGCATCTTGAAGTTGCTTTTCCCAGCGCTTCTTCATCAACTCGCGACGGGCTTCGAAACTTGTCTTTTGTGCAGACGTGGTATTTTTCAAGATGTAGTCGGTGAGCACAGGCATCGAGGCTTGTGCTTCACCGGGTATGGCCATCTCCACTGACAAGAAGCGTTGGAAGTCTTGGTAGTTGGAACGGATGGACACATCGTTCATGCCAATGGTGATGATCTTCACATCGGCTTTGGCTTCTGGGCGAACTGTTTTGAAAGGATCGCTGAGACCATTGACCTGACCCCAGGGGTCGTACACCTCCAACATCAAGATCACATCGGCATCACGCACCAGCGCACGCTTTTGATCGCTTAGGCACAAGTGATGAGTATTGGGAAAATTCATGCGCCCACCCAAATCAATGACAGGCGCTTGCAAACTTTCAGCCAACTTCACCAAGGCTTTGACGCCGTCTTGGTTGCGCGCAGCTCGGTCGGCCATGATGACGGGGTTCTTGGCATTCAAGAGAAGTTTGGCTGCCTCTTGCAAGGCACCGGTGTCACCTTGCAGCGGCAGTGTAGGCCTGAGCTTTGGAATGCTAGGGGGTTTGCCGTGAATGGCATCTTCTTGCAAATCGATGTCGGCCATGATCACCACAGGCCCCATCTGACCGGTGGTGGCCACACGATAGGCACGTACAGTGGACTCTGCAAAATGTTGCAAAGAGCCAGGCGCATCATCCCACTTCACATAATCGCGCAGCAAGAGTGCAGGGTCCTGCACAGAGTGTGACCACTCGGTACCAGGTCGGCGTTTGTCGGCATCAATGCCATTGCCGCCAAACATGATGACTGGCACGCGGTCACACCAAGCGTTGTAAACCGCCATGGCCGCATGCTGAAAGCCCACGCTGCCATGCGCCATCACGGCCATGGGTTTGCCTGCTGCTTTGGCATAGCCATGGGCAATGGCCACTGACGATTCTTCGTGCAAACAGGTGATCAATTCTGGCGCTTTGTTGCCGCCATAGTTCACGACAGACTCATGCAAACTTCTAAAACTGGAGCCCGGGTTGGCAGCAACATATTCCAAATTCAAACTCTTGATCACATCGACCATGAAGTCTGAGCCTGGCCGCGGGATGAGTCGGCCACTTTCGACGGCCTTGGCATCCACATCACTCAACTTGCTGTTGGCAGGACCTGCTGGCGTTGCTGCCTGGGCTTGTTGAACCAAAGCCACACCGGCAGCCGATGCACTGGCCACACCTTTTAAAAAATCTCTGCGCCTCGTCGTGGGCGCTGCTTGATTTGAATCCAGATCTGCAGGTGTTTGCTTGTTGTGATCAGTCATGTGATGCGTCCTTTGAATGGGCCGGAATCCAATAAACCATGAGGTTGGCAATGATGATGGTGGCCGCGAGCAAATAGAACGCAGCCAAAAGGCCGTAATGGTCGGCCACAATGCCGCCCAAGATGGGCGCCACAGCCTGCGCACCCGACTGCATGCCGAACATCAAACCAATGGCCGTACCGCCCATATTTTTAGGCGTGGCTTCCAACATCCAGGCCTGCATGATGGGCCGCGCGGCGTACAAGAAGAAGCCCAAGACAGCAATCAAAAATACAAACCACGGTGAACCACCGGCAAAGGTCATGAGCAACAAGACCACACCACTCATGCCAAAGGACGACATCAAAATGGTTTTGCGACCCATGGTGTCCGACAAGTGGCCCGCGATCGGCGCCGCAATGAAACCCGCCAATTGCAACAAGGCCATGCCAGCACCGACCCAGAAGACGTCGTAGTGCATTTCTTTGGCCAAGTACAAAGGCAAGAAGGTGAGCAAGGTGCCTTGGGTCATGGAGCGAAAGCCAGAGCTGAGTGTGAGCAAGAACAGTCCGGGTGTGCGCATCAAATCTTTCACACCTTGCAAATAACTGTGCATGCTCTGGCCCTTTGCATCAGCGGCTGCAACTGGCGCATCTGACGAAGGCGCAGTTTTCTTTTTGGGTGCAAAGGTCATGGTGCCCAAGAAGAACAAAATGAGCATCGACATGGCCGCACCAGGCACCACGTTGAGCACCACAATTTCACGCCATGACAAAGTGGTGAGCAAGGCACCGACGGCCAAAGGTGCGAGGGCATCACCCACGTTGCCACCCATGCCGTGCAATGACAAAGCCAGGCCTTTGCGCTTGGGAAACATGCTGCCCAACAATGGAATGGCGGTGGGATGCCACAAGTTGTTGCCAATGCCCACCAGCATCACGCAAATGAGCAGCATCCAATATTGCGATGAAAAGCCCATCATCAAATAGGGAAAGCCCACCCAAAAAAGCGAAAGGGCCATCAACTGACCCTTTTTTCCCCACACATCGACCAACATGCCACCTGGAACATTGGAGATGGCACCTGCCGCATATTGGCACGTCATGATGAAACCAATTTGACTGTAGGAGAGTCCCATCTCATTGCCAATCAGTGGCAACAACATGAAGAAGGTGGCCGGATACCAATGGGTGAGTGAGTGGCCCAAGGTGATCAGGCCCATGTTGCGAATGTCCAGCTTGGAAAGTTGCGTGGCGTCTGCCACGGCTGCGTTGCTGGCACTCATTTATTTGGCTCCACGCATGATGATTTCGTCGTACAACTTGCGCCATTTGTCACGGCGGTCTAGGCTCTCTTCAGGGTCGACCACCAACATTTTGTAATTGCGCAAAGTGCTTGGAATCTTGCTATTGGCTGGCAGGTACTCAAGGTCTGCGTAGGCCTGCTGACCCTCGCCCAACAGATAGTCCATGAAGAGCGCTGCGGCCGCTGGATTTTTGGCATTTTTCATCACGCCCACAGCGTTGCCACGCACCACCGCAGGTTGCAGCACGGTCCAATCGATCGGCGCACCTTTTTTCTTCAGCTGCTCAGGCATGTAGTTGTAGACGGTGAGGGCCACGGGTACTTCGCCAGCTGCCACCATGTTGGTGAGGTTGGTATGGCCCTTGCGAACTGAGATGCCATTGGTGGTGGCCAGTTCTCGAAAATATTGCAGTCCTTTGGCTTCGCCCATGGACTGCACCACGGTCACAAACCAATCGATGTTTTCCACCTCATAGCCCAAGCGGCCTTTCCACTTAGGGTCCAACAGGTCTTGGTAGGTTTTGGGCAAATCAGTTTTTTTCACAGCGCCCGTGTTGTAAGCCTGCACCCACATAGAGTAGATGGTGGTGGCATATTCTTTGTGCGCAGGCACGCTGCCTGGCATCAAGTCTGCAAAGTGCGGCGAGGCCACAGCTTGCAGCATTTTCTCCCGGTGCAGTACTTCAAGCTCCACAGCACCAGCATGCACCACATCCACGTTGTAGCGCTTGGCTTTGGTTTCGTTCAAGGTGCGGTTCATAACACTGTCGCCACTGGCGCGCCAAGTCGACACCTTGACACCGTACTTCTTCTCGAACGGCTCAATCAAAGGCTTCAGATCTTTTTCGGCAATGGAGGTGTACAGCGTGATGGCGCCTTCTGCTTTGGCTGCAGCGGCCAATTTGGCTGCGCGATCGGGCGCGATACTGCGCAACAAATTCGGATCTGTTTGAGCCAGGGCACTGAAGCTCAGCCCCCAAATGCTCAGACATGCGACAACACCTAATGTTTTGCGAATCATTCGATTCTCCTTTGTTGTTCACGCCTACCGCGCACGCAGTCACCTGCCTAGGCAATCAACCTTTGCGGCTGAAAATTTCGTCGTAAATTTTGTTCCACTTATGGCCATCGTCCAAAGTTGTTTTGGGGTTGGCAAAAGTCAGTGGCATTTTGTTCAAGGTCGAAGGCACCTTGGTACTGGTCGGGATGAAATCCCGCTTGCCCAAAATGACCTGGCCTTCACTGAGTTCAAAGTCTTGGAACAAAAGCGCAGCATGGGGGTGCGGCGCACTGCGGGCCACACCATTGGAATTGGGGCGTGCAATGGTGGGTTCCAAGGCGAACCAATCCACAGGCGCGCCCGAGTTTTTCATTTGTTCAATTTTGTAGTTGTACAAAGTGAGGGCCATGGGCACTTCGCCAGAAGCTACCAAATTGGCCAACAAAGTGTGGCCTTTGCGGACAGAGACGGCATTCTTGCGGGCAATTTCTTTGAACAAGGCGATGCCTTTTTCTTCACCCATCTTCATCACCGTTTCGGCCAGCCAATCGCTGTCATCGGCCTCAACCGCCAACTTGCCTTTCCATTTGGGGTCGAGCAAATCTTGGTAGGATTTGGGCAAATCTTCTTTGCGCACCAGTTTCGTGTTGTAAGCACAGGTGAAAATGTTCAAGCGCGTGGCAATCCACTCTTTGTGCGCAGGGATGGCTTGAGGAATCAACTCGCTTAAGAAAGGTGAATTGCCCGCGATCAACACCTTCTCGCGCGACAAGACTTCCATCTCAGGGCTGTTGGTTTCAAACACGTCTACTTCAAAGCGGTTGGCTTTGGCTTCTAGCAAACCACGTTGCAAGATTTTTTCAGAGCCACTGCGCCAGACCTTGGCCTTGACACCGTATTTGGCTTCAAAAGCAGAGGTCAGGGCGGCCATGTCGTCTTGTGGCATGGACGTGTAAATGCTGACCACGCCTTCTTTTTTGGCGCCTTCCACCAAACGTTTCAAGCGCTCAGGACCCGATAAAGCAGCCAAAGCGGCGGTGGTGGCGGCTGAAGGTTGCGCCATCAAAGGACCCATTGCGGCCACGCCCAAAGAGGCGGCACCGGCTTGTATCATTTGGCGGCGAGAAAAACGAGAAACGCTCATGGAAATCTCCAAT is drawn from Limnohabitans sp. 103DPR2 and contains these coding sequences:
- a CDS encoding ABC transporter substrate-binding protein, which translates into the protein MSVSRFSRRQMIQAGAASLGVAAMGPLMAQPSAATTAALAALSGPERLKRLVEGAKKEGVVSIYTSMPQDDMAALTSAFEAKYGVKAKVWRSGSEKILQRGLLEAKANRFEVDVFETNSPEMEVLSREKVLIAGNSPFLSELIPQAIPAHKEWIATRLNIFTCAYNTKLVRKEDLPKSYQDLLDPKWKGKLAVEADDSDWLAETVMKMGEEKGIALFKEIARKNAVSVRKGHTLLANLVASGEVPMALTLYNYKIEQMKNSGAPVDWFALEPTIARPNSNGVARSAPHPHAALLFQDFELSEGQVILGKRDFIPTSTKVPSTLNKMPLTFANPKTTLDDGHKWNKIYDEIFSRKG
- a CDS encoding porin, with amino-acid sequence MTFKYRALTLGCFAAMGLVGNAHAVKLAGDLLEVYGNLYPQYQTVTFGDSSATGAEVSTMTKGKTGAQTNTFTAGAVSATKFTPVNSYIGFKGQKTVGDLTLGYDVQGVVNIDSSNGSSFLSEPRDAFVFVEHKSFGSLTAGQQDTYYKQNGDKVRMLGVSSSNFVSSANVASNPTWGNKGVSTSFNTRINGQLLWASPRINGFEVGYSLRQDPSKTATKNASLSSVGINWTDKKYYVGLAQETHNDYFAVSGTASTATAGSIYNAAAGLRSKDTATRLSFGYRVSGMRIGADTSTLKYTETSAQVNGFQSYKTTTYQVTGEYDLNSQITVAAQYANNAAGNCTLNGTIACSTAGLGGNLVGFGAKYNLDKNFAIFALAAKGSANSGAVISLGSGAGKTAVGGTINAAAVGIQARF
- a CDS encoding thiamine pyrophosphate-binding protein, which codes for MTDHNKQTPADLDSNQAAPTTRRRDFLKGVASASAAGVALVQQAQAATPAGPANSKLSDVDAKAVESGRLIPRPGSDFMVDVIKSLNLEYVAANPGSSFRSLHESVVNYGGNKAPELITCLHEESSVAIAHGYAKAAGKPMAVMAHGSVGFQHAAMAVYNAWCDRVPVIMFGGNGIDADKRRPGTEWSHSVQDPALLLRDYVKWDDAPGSLQHFAESTVRAYRVATTGQMGPVVIMADIDLQEDAIHGKPPSIPKLRPTLPLQGDTGALQEAAKLLLNAKNPVIMADRAARNQDGVKALVKLAESLQAPVIDLGGRMNFPNTHHLCLSDQKRALVRDADVILMLEVYDPWGQVNGLSDPFKTVRPEAKADVKIITIGMNDVSIRSNYQDFQRFLSVEMAIPGEAQASMPVLTDYILKNTTSAQKTSFEARRELMKKRWEKQLQDAKEGAALGWDAAPISTARLAMETFEVIRNEPWCLAVSDRIAWARKLWPTTQYHQMLGGSGGQGVGYGLPASVGAALANKSLGRMTVTFQPDGDLLYAPGALWTAAHHKIPLLMVMHNNGGYYQEVMHLQRMASLHNRRTDQAWIGNSLRNPDIDFAKIAQGMGVWAEGPIKDPSQLKGALQRALAEVKQGRPALLDVVCQAR
- a CDS encoding ABC transporter substrate-binding protein, whose product is MIRKTLGVVACLSIWGLSFSALAQTDPNLLRSIAPDRAAKLAAAAKAEGAITLYTSIAEKDLKPLIEPFEKKYGVKVSTWRASGDSVMNRTLNETKAKRYNVDVVHAGAVELEVLHREKMLQAVASPHFADLMPGSVPAHKEYATTIYSMWVQAYNTGAVKKTDLPKTYQDLLDPKWKGRLGYEVENIDWFVTVVQSMGEAKGLQYFRELATTNGISVRKGHTNLTNMVAAGEVPVALTVYNYMPEQLKKKGAPIDWTVLQPAVVRGNAVGVMKNAKNPAAAALFMDYLLGEGQQAYADLEYLPANSKIPSTLRNYKMLVVDPEESLDRRDKWRKLYDEIIMRGAK
- a CDS encoding MFS transporter codes for the protein MSASNAAVADATQLSKLDIRNMGLITLGHSLTHWYPATFFMLLPLIGNEMGLSYSQIGFIMTCQYAAGAISNVPGGMLVDVWGKKGQLMALSLFWVGFPYLMMGFSSQYWMLLICVMLVGIGNNLWHPTAIPLLGSMFPKRKGLALSLHGMGGNVGDALAPLAVGALLTTLSWREIVVLNVVPGAAMSMLILFFLGTMTFAPKKKTAPSSDAPVAAADAKGQSMHSYLQGVKDLMRTPGLFLLTLSSGFRSMTQGTLLTFLPLYLAKEMHYDVFWVGAGMALLQLAGFIAAPIAGHLSDTMGRKTILMSSFGMSGVVLLLMTFAGGSPWFVFLIAVLGFFLYAARPIMQAWMLEATPKNMGGTAIGLMFGMQSGAQAVAPILGGIVADHYGLLAAFYLLAATIIIANLMVYWIPAHSKDASHD
- a CDS encoding c-type cytochrome is translated as MKSMIAGVLSLFSLCAHSADADAIQRGKGLFMQHQCYSCHGTEGQGGERNAGPKIFPNPTPFVAFELQLRTPRNLMPRYAVQSINDVQLKDLYAYVENMRTSPAVAQIPLINNAMR